The Citrifermentans bemidjiense Bem genome window below encodes:
- a CDS encoding Hsp20/alpha crystallin family protein — MATWDVFKELDSLRREIDEAFRGAGYNRPFGPAFLSPVATRRFPLVNFSEDEGSVYVEALVPGVDPKDVDLSVLRNTLTISGERKPFAEVKGVIHRSELGSGRFTRTLELPVDIDPNNITAQCKDGMMQIKLAKAEHAKPRKIDIKLS; from the coding sequence ATGGCAACCTGGGATGTATTCAAAGAGTTGGACAGCCTGAGAAGAGAAATTGACGAAGCATTTCGCGGCGCAGGGTACAACCGCCCCTTCGGCCCGGCGTTCCTCTCCCCGGTGGCGACCCGCCGGTTCCCATTGGTGAACTTCAGCGAGGATGAAGGGAGCGTCTACGTCGAGGCACTGGTACCTGGCGTCGACCCCAAGGACGTCGACCTATCCGTCCTCAGGAACACCCTGACCATAAGCGGCGAACGGAAACCCTTCGCAGAGGTGAAAGGTGTAATTCACCGCTCCGAGCTCGGATCCGGCAGGTTCACCCGAACGCTGGAACTCCCGGTCGACATCGACCCGAACAACATAACGGCGCAGTGCAAGGACGGGATGATGCAGATCAAGCTGGCCAAGGCCGAGCACGCGAAACCCAGGAAGATAGATATCAAACTCTCGTAA
- a CDS encoding multiheme c-type cytochrome, whose translation MLHCLKKLAGGMALMLMLALPALAAESNCITCHKKVTPNIVKDFLEGEMGKSGSVDCFHCHGKEHQSAKDVAKVTMPTEKTCKQCHTKEHDQYASGKHALAWVAMDAMPTNKIQPHAYIQGMKGCGGCHKVGIRDEKSRDEGRYGSPCNSCHTRHKFSKAEAKKPEACRTCHMGFDHPQWEMWSNSKHGSIYQMEGDTGRAPTCQTCHMGDGDHNVMTSWGFLALRLPEEDAEWMGYRVTILKGLGVLDAAGKPTPRLDLVKAGKVARLTKEEWQASRDKMVGVCSKCHSASYAKTSLGNADKMIKEADKLMAEAITIVADLYDKGIIKPQKGQPAYPDLLTFYDTRTPIEQTLYVMFLEHRMRAFQGAFHMNPDYVTWYGLAEMQKDLVDIKADAAAMIRESGHKK comes from the coding sequence ATGCTGCACTGTCTGAAAAAATTGGCCGGAGGTATGGCCCTGATGCTCATGTTGGCTCTGCCTGCACTGGCTGCGGAAAGCAACTGCATCACCTGTCATAAGAAGGTCACCCCCAACATCGTCAAAGACTTCCTCGAAGGCGAGATGGGCAAAAGCGGCAGCGTCGACTGCTTCCACTGCCATGGCAAAGAGCACCAAAGCGCGAAAGACGTGGCCAAGGTCACTATGCCGACCGAGAAGACCTGCAAGCAGTGCCACACCAAGGAGCATGACCAGTACGCCTCCGGCAAGCACGCTCTCGCCTGGGTCGCCATGGACGCCATGCCGACCAACAAGATCCAGCCCCACGCCTACATCCAGGGGATGAAGGGATGCGGCGGCTGCCACAAGGTCGGCATCCGCGACGAGAAGTCCCGCGACGAGGGTCGCTACGGCTCGCCCTGCAATTCCTGCCACACCCGCCACAAGTTCAGCAAGGCCGAGGCGAAGAAGCCGGAAGCCTGCCGCACCTGCCACATGGGCTTCGACCATCCGCAGTGGGAGATGTGGTCCAACTCCAAGCACGGCTCCATCTATCAGATGGAAGGCGACACCGGCCGGGCCCCCACCTGCCAGACCTGCCACATGGGTGACGGCGACCACAACGTAATGACCTCCTGGGGCTTCCTGGCCCTGCGCCTGCCGGAAGAGGACGCCGAGTGGATGGGGTACCGCGTGACGATCCTCAAGGGTCTGGGGGTTCTCGACGCAGCCGGCAAGCCGACCCCGCGCCTGGATCTGGTGAAGGCAGGCAAAGTCGCCCGCCTGACCAAAGAAGAGTGGCAGGCGTCCCGCGACAAGATGGTGGGCGTCTGCAGCAAGTGCCACAGCGCCAGCTACGCGAAGACCAGCCTTGGCAACGCCGACAAGATGATCAAGGAAGCCGACAAGCTGATGGCCGAGGCGATCACCATAGTCGCCGACTTGTACGACAAAGGGATCATCAAGCCGCAGAAAGGTCAGCCGGCCTACCCGGACCTGCTCACCTTCTACGACACCAGGACGCCCATCGAGCAGACCCTGTACGTGATGTTCCTGGAGCACCGCATGCGTGCCTTCCAGGGTGCGTTCCACATGAACCCCGACTACGTCACCTGGTACGGATTGGCCGAGATGCAGAAGGACTTGGTGGACATCAAGGCCGATGCAGCTGCGATGATCCGCGAATCGGGTCACAAGAAGTAA
- a CDS encoding Hsp20/alpha crystallin family protein — translation MAPNSLTERNDERNVQTREETRSNERYIRPAVNIVETEEGLFLTADLPGVAKGDIDVNVEKGILTITAPAKSTLMGTPVYSEFQLGNYYRQFTIPESLDHEKAKADFVNGILTLRIPKAEIAKPRRIEVQIG, via the coding sequence ATGGCACCGAACAGCTTGACCGAAAGAAACGACGAGCGCAACGTCCAGACCCGTGAGGAAACCAGGTCTAACGAAAGGTATATCCGCCCCGCGGTTAACATCGTGGAGACAGAAGAAGGACTCTTCCTGACCGCCGACCTACCGGGCGTGGCCAAGGGGGATATCGACGTCAACGTCGAAAAAGGGATCCTCACCATCACGGCTCCGGCGAAATCGACCCTGATGGGAACCCCGGTCTACAGCGAATTTCAGCTGGGGAACTACTACCGTCAGTTCACTATTCCCGAGAGCCTCGACCACGAAAAGGCCAAGGCAGACTTCGTCAACGGCATCCTGACCCTCAGGATTCCCAAGGCGGAGATCGCGAAGCCAAGACGTATCGAGGTGCAGATCGGCTGA
- a CDS encoding type II toxin-antitoxin system HicB family antitoxin produces the protein MKKTDKYLKLVEWSEEDGCYVGTCPGLIYGGVHGDNEAEVYRELCETVAEAIELYEADGKPLPPATANKEYSGRFVLRVDKELHRQVAIRALRSGESLNSYCQKILKKAIAEG, from the coding sequence GTGAAGAAGACAGACAAGTACTTGAAACTGGTCGAGTGGTCCGAGGAGGATGGTTGTTATGTCGGGACCTGTCCAGGTCTTATCTACGGCGGGGTCCATGGAGATAATGAGGCAGAGGTTTACCGTGAGCTTTGTGAAACGGTGGCGGAGGCAATAGAGCTGTACGAAGCCGATGGCAAGCCGCTGCCACCTGCCACGGCAAATAAGGAGTACTCCGGTCGGTTTGTGCTGAGGGTCGACAAGGAGTTGCATCGCCAAGTAGCCATCCGTGCCCTCAGATCCGGCGAAAGCCTGAACAGCTATTGCCAAAAGATATTGAAGAAAGCAATCGCGGAAGGCTAA